A single Agrococcus sp. ARC_14 DNA region contains:
- the sdhA gene encoding succinate dehydrogenase flavoprotein subunit: MADQSSVTDGIHYHQHDVVIVGAGGAGMRAAIESAPKASTAVITKLYPTRSHTGAAQGGMAAALANVEEDSNEWHTYDTVKGGDYLTDQDSAEILTREAIEAVYDLENMGLPFNRTEDGKIDQRRFGGHTRDHGKAPVRRACYAADRTGHMILQTLYQNCVKHGVEFFNEFYVLDLVMAEIDGVKRVSGVVAYELATGEIHVFQGKSVIFATGGFGKIYKTTSNAHTLTGDGVGIIWRKGLPLEDMEFYQFHPTGLAGLGILLTEGARGEGAILRNASGERFMERYAPTIKDLAPRDIVARSMVQEVLDGRGAGPHKDYVYLDCTHLGAEVLETKLPDITEFARTYLGVDPVTERVPVYPTAHYAMGGIPTNNDAEVLADNDTVIPGLYAAGECACVSVHGANRLGTNSLLDINVFGKRAGNNAVTYAQTADFVDLPSDAADGVVKLLALLREGSGSENVSEIRKALQETMDRNAQVFRTDETLQTALADIAVLRQRYPNVRIHDRGRRFNTDLLEAVELGFLLDLAEIVVVAAINRKESRGAHMRDDFPTRDDVNYMQHTMAYRTAGDVGVPQEIRLDWKPVRVTHYEPQERKY; encoded by the coding sequence ATGGCTGATCAGAGTTCCGTCACGGACGGCATCCACTACCACCAGCACGATGTCGTCATCGTGGGAGCCGGCGGCGCCGGTATGCGCGCGGCGATCGAGTCGGCCCCCAAGGCCTCGACGGCCGTCATCACGAAGCTCTACCCGACGCGATCCCACACGGGCGCGGCGCAGGGCGGCATGGCCGCCGCGCTCGCCAACGTCGAGGAGGACAGCAACGAGTGGCACACGTACGACACCGTCAAGGGCGGCGACTACCTCACCGACCAGGACTCCGCTGAGATCCTGACCCGCGAGGCGATCGAGGCGGTCTACGACCTCGAGAACATGGGCCTGCCGTTCAACCGCACCGAGGACGGCAAGATCGACCAGCGCCGCTTCGGCGGCCACACGCGCGACCACGGCAAGGCTCCCGTGCGCCGCGCCTGCTACGCGGCCGACCGCACCGGCCACATGATCCTGCAGACGCTCTACCAGAACTGCGTCAAGCACGGCGTCGAGTTCTTCAACGAGTTCTACGTGCTCGACCTCGTGATGGCCGAGATCGACGGCGTCAAGCGCGTCTCCGGCGTCGTCGCCTACGAGCTCGCGACAGGCGAGATCCACGTCTTCCAGGGCAAGTCGGTCATCTTCGCGACCGGCGGCTTCGGCAAGATCTACAAGACCACCTCGAACGCCCACACCCTCACGGGCGACGGCGTCGGCATCATCTGGCGCAAGGGTCTGCCGCTCGAGGACATGGAGTTCTACCAGTTCCACCCGACGGGCCTGGCCGGCCTCGGCATCCTCCTCACCGAGGGGGCCCGCGGCGAGGGCGCGATCCTGCGCAACGCCTCCGGCGAGCGCTTCATGGAGCGCTACGCCCCCACCATCAAGGACCTGGCGCCGCGCGACATCGTCGCCCGCTCCATGGTGCAGGAGGTGCTCGACGGCCGCGGCGCCGGCCCGCACAAGGACTACGTCTACCTCGACTGCACCCACCTGGGCGCCGAGGTGCTCGAGACGAAGCTGCCCGACATCACCGAGTTCGCCCGCACCTACCTGGGCGTCGACCCGGTCACCGAGCGCGTGCCCGTCTACCCGACGGCGCACTACGCGATGGGCGGCATCCCGACGAACAATGACGCCGAGGTGCTCGCCGACAACGACACCGTCATCCCGGGTCTCTACGCCGCCGGCGAGTGCGCCTGCGTCTCGGTGCACGGCGCCAACCGCCTCGGCACCAACTCGCTGCTCGACATCAACGTGTTCGGCAAGCGGGCCGGCAACAATGCCGTCACGTACGCGCAGACCGCCGACTTCGTCGACCTGCCGTCGGATGCGGCGGACGGCGTCGTGAAGCTGCTCGCCCTGCTGCGGGAGGGCAGCGGCTCCGAGAACGTGTCCGAGATCCGCAAGGCGCTCCAGGAGACGATGGACCGCAACGCCCAGGTGTTCCGCACCGACGAGACGCTGCAGACCGCGCTTGCCGACATCGCGGTGCTGCGCCAGCGCTACCCCAACGTGCGCATCCACGACCGCGGCCGCCGGTTCAACACCGACCTGCTCGAGGCCGTCGAGCTGGGCTTCCTGCTCGACCTGGCCGAGATCGTCGTGGTCGCGGCGATCAACCGCAAGGAGTCGCGCGGCGCCCACATGCGCGACGACTTCCCGACGCGCGACGACGTGAACTACATGCAGCACACCATGGCCTACCGGACGGCGGGCGACGTGGGCGTGCCGCAGGAGATCCGACTGGACTGGAAGCCCGTGCGCGTGACGCACTACGAGCCGCAGGAGAGGAAGTACTGA
- the sdhB gene encoding succinate dehydrogenase iron-sulfur subunit, with protein MAATQISETPGEDTAAQAAATEGGTAPQEVDSAQAGHDRPLEQAAEVVEEPQSFPVTVIVRRFDPEVDDEPRWVDYDVQMFATERILDALHRIKWEQDPSLAFRRSCAHGVCGSDAMRINGKNRLACKALVKDFDTSKPIYVEAIKGLPLEKDLIVNMEPFFDSFREIQPFLQASSKPEKERHQTIAQRERFDDTTKCILCAACTTSCPVFWTDGQYFGPAAIVNAHRFIFDSRDEASQVRLDILNDQEGVWRCRTTFNCTDACPRGIQVTKAIAEVKQAMMTGVKL; from the coding sequence ATGGCTGCGACGCAGATCAGCGAGACGCCCGGCGAGGACACCGCCGCGCAGGCTGCCGCCACCGAGGGTGGCACGGCTCCCCAGGAGGTCGACTCCGCGCAGGCGGGCCACGACCGCCCGCTCGAGCAGGCCGCCGAGGTGGTCGAGGAGCCCCAGAGCTTCCCGGTGACGGTCATCGTCCGCCGCTTCGACCCCGAGGTGGATGACGAGCCCCGCTGGGTCGACTACGACGTGCAGATGTTCGCCACCGAGCGTATCCTCGACGCCCTGCACCGCATCAAGTGGGAGCAGGATCCCTCGCTCGCCTTCCGTCGCTCCTGCGCACACGGCGTGTGCGGCTCGGACGCCATGCGCATCAACGGCAAGAACCGTCTCGCCTGCAAGGCGCTCGTGAAGGACTTCGACACCTCGAAGCCGATCTACGTCGAGGCGATCAAGGGCCTGCCGCTCGAGAAGGACCTGATCGTCAACATGGAGCCGTTCTTCGACTCGTTCCGTGAGATCCAGCCCTTCCTGCAGGCGAGCTCCAAGCCCGAGAAGGAGCGCCACCAGACGATCGCGCAGCGCGAGCGCTTCGACGACACCACCAAGTGCATCCTGTGCGCTGCGTGCACGACCTCGTGCCCCGTGTTCTGGACCGACGGCCAGTACTTCGGCCCCGCCGCGATCGTGAACGCGCACCGCTTCATCTTCGACTCGCGCGACGAGGCGAGCCAGGTGCGCCTCGACATCCTGAACGACCAGGAGGGCGTCTGGCGCTGCCGCACGACCTTCAACTGCACGGATGCCTGCCCTCGCGGGATCCAGGTCACCAAGGCGATCGCAGAGGTCAAGCAGGCCATGATGACGGGCGTCAAGCTCTGA
- a CDS encoding ABC transporter ATP-binding protein, which yields MSLELRGITKRFGALTANDHIDLEVKAGEIHCLLGENGAGKSTLMNVLYGLYRAEEGEILLDGEVQHFAGPGDAMRAGIGMVHQHFMLIPVFTVAENVLLGHERALGGLSGAKQKVREISQRFGFHVDPDAKIEDLPVGVQQRVEIIKALSQDAKVLVFDEPTAVLTPQETDELMAIMQQLRDEGTAIVFITHKLREVRAIADRITVIRLGKVVGEASPESSSTELASMMVGRPVELTVQKRPPVLTDNTLEVTGLTVLDGIGQKVVNDVSFTVRGGEVLCIAGVQGNGQTELTEAILGLQPKSIGSISLNGRELLGKSVREVLDSGVGFVPEDRKVDGLVGEYSIAENLMLDRYRGAPFVSAGTVDRAARDEFATEKLGAFDIRAQGIHTHVGTLSGGNQQKVVLARELGRPLALFVASQPTRGLDVGSIEFVHSQIIATRDAGIPVIVVSTELDEVVGLSDRIAVMYRGGVVGIVPADTSRDTLGLMMAGERQAATPEGAAA from the coding sequence GTGTCACTCGAGCTTCGTGGCATCACGAAGCGCTTCGGAGCGCTCACCGCGAACGATCACATCGATCTCGAGGTCAAGGCTGGCGAGATCCACTGCCTGCTCGGTGAGAACGGCGCTGGCAAGTCCACGCTCATGAACGTGCTCTACGGCTTGTACCGGGCAGAGGAGGGCGAGATCCTCCTCGACGGCGAGGTGCAGCACTTCGCGGGCCCGGGCGACGCCATGCGCGCCGGCATCGGCATGGTGCATCAGCACTTCATGCTGATCCCCGTCTTCACGGTGGCAGAGAACGTGCTGCTCGGCCACGAGCGCGCGCTCGGCGGCCTCAGCGGCGCGAAGCAGAAGGTGCGCGAGATCTCGCAGCGCTTCGGCTTCCACGTCGACCCGGATGCGAAGATCGAGGACCTCCCGGTGGGGGTGCAGCAGCGCGTCGAGATCATCAAGGCGCTCTCGCAGGACGCCAAGGTGCTGGTCTTCGACGAGCCCACCGCTGTGCTCACGCCGCAGGAGACCGACGAGCTGATGGCGATCATGCAGCAGCTGCGCGACGAGGGCACCGCGATCGTCTTCATCACCCACAAGCTCCGCGAGGTCCGCGCGATCGCCGACCGCATCACGGTCATCCGCCTCGGCAAGGTCGTCGGCGAGGCGAGCCCGGAGTCGTCGAGCACCGAGCTCGCCTCCATGATGGTCGGCCGCCCCGTCGAGCTCACCGTGCAGAAGCGCCCGCCGGTGCTCACCGACAACACGCTCGAGGTCACGGGCCTGACCGTGCTCGACGGGATCGGGCAGAAGGTCGTCAACGACGTCTCGTTCACGGTGCGCGGCGGCGAGGTGCTCTGCATCGCCGGCGTGCAGGGCAACGGGCAGACCGAGCTCACCGAGGCGATCCTGGGCCTGCAGCCCAAGTCCATCGGCTCGATCAGCCTCAACGGCCGTGAGCTGCTCGGCAAGTCGGTGCGCGAAGTGCTCGACTCCGGGGTCGGATTCGTGCCGGAGGACCGCAAGGTCGATGGCCTGGTCGGCGAGTACTCGATCGCGGAGAACCTCATGCTCGACCGCTACCGGGGTGCGCCGTTCGTGTCGGCGGGCACCGTCGACCGCGCTGCGCGCGACGAGTTCGCCACCGAGAAGCTCGGCGCCTTCGACATCCGTGCCCAGGGCATCCACACCCACGTCGGCACGCTCTCCGGCGGCAATCAGCAGAAGGTCGTGCTCGCGCGCGAGCTCGGGCGCCCGCTCGCGCTGTTCGTCGCCTCGCAGCCGACCCGCGGCCTGGACGTCGGATCGATCGAGTTCGTGCACAGCCAGATCATCGCCACACGCGATGCGGGCATCCCCGTGATCGTCGTCTCCACAGAGCTCGACGAGGTCGTCGGGCTGTCCGATCGCATCGCGGTCATGTACCGCGGTGGCGTCGTCGGCATCGTGCCGGCGGACACCAGTCGCGACACGCTGGGTCTCATGATGGCCGGCGAGCGCCAAGCCGCGACCCCGGAAGGAGCCGCAGCGTGA
- a CDS encoding BMP family ABC transporter substrate-binding protein, with product MSRTLAVPALAALILLAGCATPPAESDAPTDPAAQSLECAQMVTNSGGLNDRSFNETSWAGMERAQQELGVEVNALVSTTESDLAPNVQAAVDTGCGFVLTVGYELVAATEAQAGANPDVQFAIVDEIVDGDNVRSIVFDTAQASYLAGYTAASVSETGIVATFGGGNQPPVTLFMDGFAAGIDAYNEAKGADVQLLGWDPESQDGTFTGDFENVGLGQTQTQAFLAQGADVILPVAGQVGEGAFRASLDAGGEALVIWVDNDGYDTLPAEFRPLLLTSILKNTEDAVVTAVGDAADGTISAEPIIGTLENGGVDIAPFHDLESRVSDETKAELEALREQIIAGEITIESPSSP from the coding sequence TTGTCTCGCACGCTCGCTGTCCCCGCGCTCGCCGCACTCATCCTGCTCGCCGGCTGCGCCACGCCGCCCGCCGAGTCCGACGCCCCGACCGACCCCGCAGCGCAGTCGCTCGAGTGCGCGCAGATGGTCACGAACTCCGGCGGCCTCAACGACCGCTCCTTCAACGAGACCAGCTGGGCGGGCATGGAGCGCGCCCAGCAGGAGCTCGGCGTCGAGGTCAACGCGCTCGTCTCCACCACCGAGAGCGACCTGGCGCCCAACGTGCAGGCGGCCGTCGACACCGGCTGCGGCTTCGTGCTGACGGTCGGCTACGAGCTCGTCGCCGCGACGGAAGCGCAGGCCGGGGCCAACCCGGATGTCCAGTTCGCGATCGTCGACGAGATCGTCGACGGCGACAACGTGCGCTCGATCGTCTTCGACACGGCCCAGGCGTCCTACCTCGCCGGCTACACCGCCGCATCCGTCTCGGAGACCGGCATCGTCGCCACCTTCGGCGGTGGCAACCAGCCCCCCGTCACCCTCTTCATGGACGGCTTCGCGGCCGGCATCGACGCCTACAACGAGGCGAAGGGCGCCGACGTGCAGCTGCTGGGCTGGGACCCGGAGTCGCAGGACGGCACCTTCACGGGTGACTTCGAGAACGTCGGCCTCGGCCAGACGCAGACGCAGGCCTTCCTCGCGCAGGGCGCCGACGTGATCCTGCCGGTCGCCGGCCAGGTCGGCGAGGGCGCCTTCCGCGCATCGCTCGACGCCGGCGGCGAGGCGCTCGTGATCTGGGTCGACAACGACGGCTACGACACGCTGCCCGCCGAGTTCCGGCCGCTGCTGCTCACGAGCATCCTCAAGAACACGGAGGATGCGGTGGTCACCGCCGTCGGCGACGCGGCGGACGGCACGATCTCGGCGGAGCCGATCATCGGCACGCTCGAGAACGGCGGGGTCGACATCGCCCCGTTCCACGATCTCGAGAGCCGGGTGAGCGACGAGACGAAGGCAGAGCTCGAGGCGCTGCGGGAGCAGATCATCGCAGGCGAGATCACGATCGAGTCGCCCTCCAGCCCCTGA
- the sdhC gene encoding succinate dehydrogenase, cytochrome b556 subunit produces MSETSSSLTLPDPKPRKTTFSGTLYRGNEGMWSWVLHRITGVAIYFFLLVHVLDTALIRVSPEAYNAVMATYKNPIMGLGEVALVGAVVLHAMNGLRIILVDAWPWATKHQRLLFWIVIGLVVVLMGYFVPNHLMNVFAPIAEGH; encoded by the coding sequence GTGTCTGAGACATCGAGCAGCCTCACCCTCCCCGACCCCAAGCCCCGGAAGACCACGTTCAGCGGCACGCTGTATCGCGGCAACGAGGGCATGTGGTCGTGGGTGCTCCACCGCATCACCGGTGTGGCGATCTACTTCTTCCTGCTCGTGCACGTGCTCGACACCGCGCTCATCCGCGTGAGTCCCGAGGCGTACAACGCAGTGATGGCGACGTACAAGAACCCGATCATGGGCCTGGGCGAGGTCGCCCTCGTCGGCGCGGTCGTGCTGCACGCCATGAACGGGCTGCGCATCATCCTCGTCGACGCCTGGCCGTGGGCCACGAAGCACCAGCGGCTGCTGTTCTGGATCGTCATCGGTCTCGTCGTGGTGCTGATGGGCTACTTCGTGCCGAACCACCTCATGAACGTGTTCGCGCCGATCGCGGAGGGCCACTGA
- a CDS encoding succinate dehydrogenase hydrophobic membrane anchor subunit: MTTTIENPNYAYPARSKGRRGPNLEKAGWIFMRASGVVLIVLIFGHLAYNLIWTPGGIHAIDFGFVGGKLANPFWQWWDVLMLWLALLHGSNGMRTIVNDYVHKPRTRAVAIWAIGIAAAILIILGTLITFTFDPCPPNADPSLLPSFCADL; the protein is encoded by the coding sequence ATGACCACCACGATCGAGAACCCGAACTACGCCTACCCGGCGCGCTCGAAGGGCCGTCGCGGCCCGAACCTCGAGAAGGCCGGCTGGATCTTCATGCGCGCCTCCGGCGTCGTGCTCATCGTGCTGATCTTCGGCCACCTCGCCTACAACCTGATCTGGACGCCTGGCGGCATCCACGCGATCGACTTCGGCTTCGTCGGCGGCAAGCTCGCGAACCCGTTCTGGCAGTGGTGGGATGTGCTGATGCTGTGGCTGGCGCTGCTGCACGGCTCGAACGGCATGCGCACCATCGTCAACGACTACGTGCACAAGCCGCGGACCCGCGCGGTGGCGATCTGGGCGATCGGCATCGCCGCGGCGATCCTGATCATCCTGGGCACGCTCATCACCTTCACGTTCGACCCCTGCCCGCCGAACGCGGACCCCTCACTGCTGCCGTCGTTCTGCGCAGACCTCTAA
- a CDS encoding glycosyltransferase family 1 protein — protein MSIERVAIVTESFLPTVNGVTTSVCRVLDHLVETGREAIVITPRCGAPVHYRGVPVHEMPSFAYRQFPVGLPSPQVAALLARFQPDVLHAASPFMLGGQAIAEAARIGLPSVAIYQTDVAGFARRNRLGAGSAFAWQVIRLIHNTADRTLAPSSAAIADLEGAGVKRVHRWTRGVDLDGFHPDNRQGPAAANLRRRIAPEGETIVGYVGRVAPEKGLDRLRALGGIPGIRLAIVGDGPGMADTRRQLADLKPIFLGQLAGSALRAAYAAMDVFVHTGAEETFGQTLQEAAASGLPVIAPRAGGPIDLVDHGATGFLFEPDDASELHTAVAQLVSDPGMRARMGEAGRRRVLGRSWSAVTDQLLGHYEHAARRALRGVDGLVDA, from the coding sequence GTGAGCATCGAGCGAGTTGCCATCGTGACCGAGAGCTTCCTACCGACCGTCAACGGAGTGACCACCTCCGTCTGCCGTGTGCTCGACCACCTCGTCGAGACCGGCCGCGAGGCCATCGTCATCACGCCGCGCTGCGGCGCCCCGGTGCACTACCGAGGCGTGCCCGTGCACGAGATGCCCTCCTTCGCCTATCGACAGTTCCCCGTCGGCCTGCCCAGCCCGCAGGTCGCTGCGCTGCTCGCGCGCTTCCAGCCAGACGTGCTGCACGCCGCGAGCCCCTTCATGCTCGGCGGCCAGGCGATCGCCGAGGCGGCGCGCATCGGCCTCCCGAGCGTCGCGATCTACCAGACCGATGTCGCCGGCTTCGCGCGCCGCAACCGGCTGGGTGCGGGCTCCGCCTTCGCCTGGCAGGTCATCCGCCTCATCCACAACACGGCCGACCGCACGCTCGCGCCCTCGAGCGCCGCGATCGCCGACCTGGAGGGCGCGGGCGTCAAGCGCGTGCACCGCTGGACCCGCGGCGTCGACCTCGACGGCTTCCATCCCGACAACCGGCAGGGCCCGGCGGCCGCCAACCTCCGCCGTCGCATCGCCCCCGAGGGCGAGACGATCGTCGGCTACGTCGGCCGGGTCGCGCCCGAGAAGGGCCTCGACCGGCTGCGCGCACTCGGCGGCATACCCGGCATCCGCCTCGCCATCGTCGGCGACGGCCCCGGCATGGCCGACACGCGCAGGCAGCTCGCCGATCTCAAGCCGATCTTCCTCGGCCAGCTCGCAGGCAGCGCGCTGCGCGCCGCCTACGCCGCGATGGACGTCTTCGTGCACACCGGCGCCGAGGAGACCTTCGGCCAGACCCTGCAGGAGGCGGCCGCGAGCGGGCTGCCCGTGATCGCGCCGCGCGCCGGCGGTCCGATCGATCTCGTGGACCACGGCGCCACCGGATTCCTCTTCGAGCCCGACGACGCATCCGAGCTGCACACCGCCGTCGCGCAGCTCGTCAGCGACCCGGGGATGCGGGCACGGATGGGCGAGGCCGGGCGCCGTCGCGTGCTCGGCCGGTCATGGTCTGCAGTGACCGATCAGCTGCTCGGCCATTACGAGCACGCGGCGCGCCGCGCGCTCCGCGGTGTGGACGGCCTCGTCGACGCCTGA
- a CDS encoding helix-turn-helix transcriptional regulator, producing the protein MQSRVRELRLQQELSQQALAQAMAVSRQTINAIETGRYDPSLTLAVHLARHFHTTVEELFHVDA; encoded by the coding sequence ATGCAGAGTCGTGTCCGCGAGCTCAGGCTGCAGCAGGAGCTGTCGCAGCAAGCGCTCGCGCAGGCGATGGCTGTCTCGCGACAGACGATCAACGCGATCGAGACCGGCCGCTACGATCCGTCACTGACGCTCGCCGTGCACCTGGCGCGGCACTTCCACACGACCGTCGAGGAGCTGTTCCATGTCGACGCATAA
- a CDS encoding BMP family ABC transporter substrate-binding protein: MRKFTRSAARGGAIAIGAALLLAGCAAAPEAPTDSDPAAEEPTVDIQPCIVSDEGGFDDRSFNQLGAEGLRAAAEGLGVEPIEVESSSASDYAPNLASVIDQGCNMVVSVGFSLAEATGAAATANPDVNFAIIDDNSVVADNVQPIVYDTAQAAFLAGYAAASYSETGIIATWGGIQIPPVTIFMDGFVEGAEYFNEQNDADVQVLGWDAEGQTGSFTGAFAAGVEAKAMAETFIGQNADVLMPVGGPIFLSAVEAIRDAGDDSGITMVGVDADLVETSPENADIFLTSVLKGMSTGVQTVVEEAAAGEFSNAPYVGTLENDGVGLAPFHEFEDAVDPELQSQLDEIRAGIIAGEIEVVSPASPE, translated from the coding sequence TTGAGGAAGTTCACCCGTTCCGCCGCGCGCGGCGGCGCCATCGCCATCGGCGCTGCGCTGCTGCTCGCAGGCTGCGCCGCCGCCCCCGAGGCCCCGACCGACAGCGACCCCGCTGCGGAGGAGCCCACCGTCGACATCCAGCCCTGCATCGTCTCCGACGAGGGCGGCTTCGACGACCGCTCGTTCAACCAGCTCGGTGCAGAGGGTCTCCGTGCCGCTGCCGAGGGCCTGGGCGTCGAGCCCATCGAGGTCGAGTCCTCGTCGGCATCCGACTACGCACCGAACCTGGCCAGCGTCATCGACCAGGGCTGCAACATGGTCGTCTCGGTCGGCTTCTCGCTCGCCGAGGCCACCGGCGCCGCTGCCACCGCGAACCCCGACGTCAACTTCGCGATCATCGACGACAACTCCGTCGTCGCCGACAACGTGCAGCCGATCGTCTACGACACGGCGCAGGCAGCGTTCCTCGCCGGCTACGCCGCCGCCTCGTACTCCGAGACGGGCATCATCGCCACCTGGGGCGGCATCCAGATCCCGCCGGTGACGATCTTCATGGACGGCTTCGTCGAGGGCGCCGAGTACTTCAACGAGCAGAACGACGCCGACGTGCAGGTGCTCGGCTGGGATGCTGAGGGGCAGACCGGCTCGTTCACCGGTGCGTTCGCCGCCGGTGTCGAGGCGAAGGCCATGGCTGAGACCTTCATCGGCCAGAACGCCGATGTGCTCATGCCGGTCGGTGGCCCGATCTTCCTCTCGGCCGTCGAGGCCATCCGCGATGCGGGCGACGATTCGGGCATCACGATGGTCGGCGTCGACGCCGACCTGGTCGAGACCTCCCCGGAGAACGCCGACATCTTCCTCACCTCGGTGCTCAAGGGCATGTCGACGGGCGTCCAGACGGTCGTCGAGGAGGCAGCCGCAGGCGAGTTCTCGAACGCGCCGTACGTCGGCACGCTCGAGAACGATGGCGTCGGCCTCGCGCCGTTCCACGAGTTCGAGGATGCGGTCGACCCCGAGCTGCAGTCCCAGCTCGACGAGATCCGCGCCGGCATCATCGCCGGTGAGATCGAGGTCGTCTCGCCCGCCAGCCCCGAGTAG
- a CDS encoding mannose-1-phosphate guanylyltransferase yields MATIDDFYSIIPAGGVGSRLWPLSRADAPKFLHDLTGSGKTLLRATYDRLTPLTGTGRTMVVTGRAHRAAVEAQIPELEDANIVLEADPRDSTVAVALAAAILRRREPDVIVGSFAADHVIDDERAFRRVTAEAVAAARAGYIATIGITPTEPAIAFGYIRAGNNLGVDGAPHAAVVDEFVEKPSAEVARGYVEDGDYLWNAGMFIARADVLLEELAQEEPELAAQIEELAEAWDEPARRGPAVDRLWPQLKKIAIDYSIAEPAAARGRMVVVPGDFDWDDVGDFSAVAKLHNNGRRGRLAILGSEGTVLADSASGIVVSQSKRIVSVIGIHDVVVVDTPDALLVTTTDNAQRVKQIVDAVRRSGNTDAL; encoded by the coding sequence GTGGCCACGATCGACGACTTCTACAGCATCATCCCGGCAGGCGGCGTGGGCTCTCGGCTCTGGCCGCTCTCGCGGGCGGACGCTCCCAAGTTCCTGCACGACCTGACGGGCAGCGGCAAGACGCTGCTGCGCGCCACCTACGACCGGCTGACGCCGCTCACGGGGACGGGACGGACGATGGTGGTCACCGGCCGCGCGCACCGTGCAGCGGTCGAGGCGCAGATCCCGGAGCTCGAGGACGCCAACATCGTGCTCGAGGCCGACCCGCGCGACTCCACCGTCGCCGTGGCGCTCGCGGCGGCGATCCTGCGCAGGCGCGAGCCTGACGTGATCGTCGGCTCGTTCGCGGCCGACCACGTGATCGACGACGAGCGCGCCTTCCGGCGCGTGACGGCAGAGGCCGTCGCGGCGGCGCGCGCCGGCTACATCGCGACCATCGGCATCACGCCCACCGAGCCAGCGATCGCCTTCGGCTACATCCGCGCCGGCAACAACCTCGGCGTCGACGGTGCCCCGCACGCCGCGGTCGTCGACGAGTTCGTCGAGAAGCCCTCTGCGGAGGTCGCCCGCGGCTACGTCGAGGACGGCGACTACCTCTGGAACGCTGGCATGTTCATCGCCCGCGCCGACGTGCTGCTCGAGGAGCTCGCGCAGGAGGAGCCGGAGCTCGCCGCGCAGATCGAGGAGCTCGCCGAGGCGTGGGACGAGCCTGCTCGCCGCGGCCCAGCCGTCGACCGCCTCTGGCCGCAGCTGAAGAAGATCGCCATCGACTACTCGATCGCGGAGCCCGCCGCCGCACGAGGACGCATGGTCGTCGTGCCCGGCGACTTCGACTGGGATGACGTCGGCGACTTCTCCGCCGTGGCGAAGCTGCACAACAACGGCCGCCGCGGCCGGCTGGCGATCCTGGGCTCCGAGGGCACCGTGCTCGCCGACTCCGCGAGCGGCATCGTCGTCTCGCAGTCGAAGCGCATCGTCTCGGTGATCGGCATCCACGACGTCGTGGTCGTCGACACCCCGGATGCGCTGCTGGTGACGACCACGGACAACGCGCAGCGCGTGAAGCAGATCGTCGACGCGGTGCGTCGCAGCGGCAACACCGACGCGCTCTGA